A genome region from Brassica oleracea var. oleracea cultivar TO1000 chromosome C2, BOL, whole genome shotgun sequence includes the following:
- the LOC106323729 gene encoding LOW QUALITY PROTEIN: probable LRR receptor-like serine/threonine-protein kinase At4g36180 (The sequence of the model RefSeq protein was modified relative to this genomic sequence to represent the inferred CDS: substituted 1 base at 1 genomic stop codon) produces the protein MEGKVFLGQNLIWVMLLMLAQLHGYXSCIEKERSALLELKEYLISTSQDGNSGDLLATWSNDTRSHCCLWEGIKCNRTSRRVTEIAFGDLYLKEHSLLNLSLFHPFEEVRSLDLSQCTFSALFDDMEGYKSLSRLRNLEILDLSSNEFNNSIFPFLNAATSLTTLFLRYNYMNGGPFPVKELKNLANLELLDLSGNEYNGSMPEFTHLKKLKALDLSGNGFSSSMELQELKNMTTLEVLGLAGNYFSGPKPIEVLCEMKNLQELYLSANEFVGQLPLCLGSLNKLRILDLSYNYLSGNLSSSFSTLESLEYLSLSDNNFEGLFSLDVIANLTNLKVFKLSSPADIIQVDTESTWIPKFQLTIAALPFCGLEKMPNFLMYQKKLRVLDLSSNRISGNIPIWLLANNPELEVLQLQNNSFTLFQIPAIVRKLQFLDFSANDIGGVLPDYFGHVLPSLLHVNGTHNELQGNLPSSMGEMKNISFMDLSHNNFSGELPRSLFTGCVSLQILQLSHNQLGGHIFPGQTNLTSLIVLRMDNNLFTGEIGTGLLTFINLSVLDASNNRLTGAIPSWIPEESHMIMLLLSNNQLEGTLPPSLLAVYHLEFLDLSGNLLSGELPSSHVNSMYGISMFLHNNSLTGSIPVKLLENAKILDLRNNKLSGSIPQFANTGEMRIFLLKGNNLTGSIPWKLCDMRNITLLDLSDNKLNGTIPSCLYNLSFGSREEEEMTSSSFGAFDFGFGERLEFEFYKSTFLVEDFMTYYETYMIVEIQFAAKRRYDSYTGGTLNYMYGLDLSSNELSGVIPAELGELSKLRAMNLSRNFLSSSIPDSFSKLKDIESLDLSFNMLHGNIPGQLTNLSSLAVFNVSYNNLSGIIPQGRQFSTFNENSYLGNPLLCGPPTYKSCDAKKSTKEAGNGGEEDDDEDEAFVDKMVFYWSTASTYVVALIGILLLRCFDCSWSRAWIHLVDAFIASTKSLCS, from the exons ATGGAAGGGAAGGTCTTCTTGGGTCAAAACTTGATATGGGTGATGTTACTAATGTTGGCGCAGCTACATGGATACTAAAGCTGTATTGAGAAAGAAAGGAGCGCTTTGCTGGAGCTCAAGGAATACCTGATCTCGACTTCTCAAGATGGCAATTCCGGCGATCTTCTCGCTACTTGGAGTAATGACACAAGGAGCCATTGCTGCCTGTGGGAGGGGATTAAGTGCAATCGTACAAGCAGACGGGTGACGGAGATTGCCTTTGGTGATTTGTACCTCAAAGAGCATTCTCTCCTTAATCTTTCTTTGTTTCATCCCTTCGAAGAAGTTCGAAGTCTGGACTTATCCCAGTGCACTTTTAGTGCCTTGTTTGATGATATGGAAG GTTATAAAAGCTTAAGTAGATTAAGAAACCTGGAGATCTTGGATCTCTCTTCAAATGAGTTTAACAACAGCATCTTTCCCTTTCTTAATGCTGCTACATCACTTACAACTCTGTTTCTTCGGTACAACTACATGAATGGCGGCCCCTTTCCTGTTAAAG AGCTGAAAAACTTGGCAAACTTGGAATTGCTGGATCTGAGTGGAAACGAATACAACGGTTCCATGCCAG AGTTTACTCACCTGAAAAAGCTGAAAGCTCTGGATCTAAGTGGCAATGGTTTTTCTAGCTCAATGGAATTGCAAG AACTAAAGAATATGACTACTTTGGAAGTCCTGGGTCTCGCTGGGAATTACTTCAGCGGACCAAAGCCAATAGAAG TTTTATGTGAAATGAAGAATCTGCAGGAGCTATATCTCAGTGCAAATGAATTTGTTGGTCAGCTTCCTCTGTGTTTGGGTAGCTTGAACAAACTACGTATTCTTGACCTCTCATACAACTATTTAAGTGGCAACCTATCATCTAGTTTCAGTACCCTCGAGTCTCTTGAATATCTATCGTTGTCAGATAATAACTTCGAAGGCTTGTTCTCACTGGATGTAATAGCCAACCTCACAAATCTCAAGGTGTTCAAACTATCATCACCAGCTGATATAATACAAGTAGATACAGAAAGTACATGGATTCCTAAATTTCAACTAACTATAGCTGCACTACCGTTTTGCGGCTTGGAGAAGATGCCAAACTTTCTAATGTACCAGAAGAAGTTGCGTGTACTTGATCTATCCAGCAACAGAATATCCGGAAACATTCCTATATGGCTGCTGGCTAATAATCCAGAACTTGAAGTCCTACAGCTGCAGAATAACTCATTCACTCTCTTTCAGATTCCTGCAATAGTGCGTAAGTTGCAGTTCTTGGATTTTTCAGCAAATGATATTGGTGGAGTGCTCCCTGATTATTTTGGCCATGTGCTTCCCAGTCTGCTACATGTGAATGGCACTCATAATGAGCTTCAGGGGAACTTGCCATCATCTATGGGTGAGATGAAAAACATTTCATTCATGGACCTGTCTCACAATAACTTCTCTGGGGAACTACCTAGAAGCTTATTCACAGGTTGTGTTTCATTACAAATCCTGCAACTCTCTCACAACCAACTTGGTGGACATATTTTTCCAGGACAGACTAACCTAACATCACTCATTGTGTTGCGGATGGATAACAACTTATTTACAGGGGAGATTGGAACAGGTTTGCTTACCTTTATTAATTTGTCAGTACTTGACGCGTCCAACAATCGCCTTACAGGTGCTATTCCGAGTTGGATACCCGAAGAATCGCATATGATTATGTTACTGCTATCAAATAATCAGTTAGAAGGTACGTTGCCACCTTCCCTGCTTGCCGTTTATCATCTTGAATTTTTGGACCTCTCTGGAAACCTATTATCTGGTGAACTACCATCATCACATGTGAATTCTATGTATGGGATAAGTATGTTCCTACACAACAACAGCTTAACGGGGTCAATCCCGGTCAAGCTGTTGGAAAATGCTAAGATACTTGATCTGCGGAACAATAAACTCTCTGGAAGTATCCCACAGTTTGCCAATACCGGGGAAATGAGAATTTTTCTGTTGAAGGGGAACAATTTAACAGGATCCATACCATGGAAGCTATGTGATATGAGAAATATCACTCTCCTTGATCTTTCAGACAACAAGCTCAATGGAACCATACCTTCATGCCTTTATAATTTATCATTTGGATCAAGGGAAGAAGAGGAGATGACAAGTAGCTCCTTTGGGGCATTTGACTTTGGCTTTGGTGAAAGGCTTGAGTTCGAATTTTACAAATCTACATTCTTGGTAGAAGATTTCATGACATACTATGAGACATATATGATTGTCGAAATTCAGTTTGCAGCAAAGCGAAGGTATGACTCTTACACCGGAGGAACACTTAATTATATGTATGGCTTAGATTTGTCTAGCAACGAATTAAGTGGTGTTATCCCAGCTGAGCTTGGAGAACTCTCGAAACTACGAGCAATGAATCTGTCTCGCAATTTCTTGTCGAGTTCTATACCAGATAGCTTCTCCAAACTGAAGGACATTGAGAGCCTTGATCTTTCTTTTAACATGTTACATGGCAACATTCCTGGACAACTAACCAACCTCAGTTCTCTTGCTGTCTTCAATGTCTCCTACAACAATTTATCAGGCATCATTCCCCAAGGCAGGCAGTTTAGCACCTTTAACGAGAACAGCTACTTAGGCAATCCTCTTCTATGTGGACCACCGACCTATAAAAGTTGTGACGCTAAGAAGAGCACAAAGGAAGCAGGTAATGGAGGAGAAGAAGATGACGATGAAGATGAAGCCTTTGTTGACAAGATGGTCTTCTATTGGAGTACTGCTTCAACATATGTTGTAGCATTGATTGGTATACTTTTACTTAGGTGCTTCGATTGTTCTTGGAGTCGAGCATGGATCCACCTTGTTGATGCTTTCATTGCCTCAACAAAAAGTCTTTGTTCTTAA
- the LOC106323730 gene encoding leucine-rich repeat receptor-like protein kinase PEPR2 translates to MCLSQNLKWVILMLLMGQLHGYKSCTEKERNALLELKKYLISVSIEEESNSVRPTWSIDTKSDCCLWEGLKCSGTSRRVTEIAFGGLKLKENSLLNLSLLHPFEDVRSLNLSGEALNKFNGLFDDVEGYNSLRKLRNLKILDLSSNKFNNSIFPFLNAATTLTNLFLRSNNMGGSLPVKEFRDLTNLELLDLSRNRFNGSIPLQELSDMRKLKALDLSDNEFSGSTELKGICELRNMQELDLSHNKLVGQFPLCLTHLSALRVLDLSSNQLTGKLPPSLGSLKSLEYLSLFDNDFEGFFSLGSLTNISNLRVLKLCSKPNSLQVVSDSSWKPKFQLDVIALRSCNLDKVPQFLLRQKELRHVDLSDNNISGKFPSWLLENNTKLKVLLLQNNSFTSLQLPKSPHHLLFMDVSVNKFNHLLPENIGWILPHLRYMNISNNGFQGTLPSSLGNMKNTEYMDLSRNSFRGELPRSFLNGCDSMAILKLSHNKLSGEIFHEPPIFTNILGLFMDNNLFTGKIGQGLQSLRNLSLLDISNNNLSGVVPSWIGELPSLTALLIANNLLDGNIPTSLFNNSNLQLLDLSTNSLSGNIPPQHNSKNGVVLLLQDNHLSGEMSDTQLANVEILDLRNNRLSGSIPEFIKTQNISVLLLRGNNLTGRIPHQLCGLINIQLLDLSKNRLNGSIPSCLSNTSFVTGKKCTSYDYDFGISFPSDVFDGFYLQQDISSTNDSSRYFKSLLMLDPFSVDYKASTQTKIEFATKYRYDSYMGKNLKLLYGLDLSENELTGEIPAEFGELMELRAFNLSHNNLSGAIPESFSGMKNVESLDISFNRLQGRIPPKLTQLSTLSVFKVSYNNLSGAIPQGRQFNTFDTQSFVGNNLLCGQPTSRSCNSGTFQEPDSRVEEDDESAIDMESFYLSFAAAYVTILVGIFASLSFDSFWSRFWFDMVDAFINKVKKLLL, encoded by the exons GTGGTACAAGTAGACGGGTTACCGAGATTGCCTTTGGTGGATTGAAGCTCAAAGAGAACTCTCTACTAAATCTCTCTTTGCTGCATCCCTTTGAAGATGTTCGAAGTCTCAACTTATCCGGGGAAGCATTGAACAAATTCAATGGCTTGTTTGATGATGTTGAAG GTTATAACAGCTTGAGAAAATTAAGAAACCTGAAGATTTTGGATTTATCCTCAAATAAATTCAATAACAGCATATTTCCTTTTCTTAATGCGGCTACAACACTCACAAATCTGTTTCTAAGGTCCAACAACATGGGTGGCTCTTTGCCAGTTAAAG AATTTAGAGATTTGACAAACTTGGAACTGCTCGACCTGAGTAGAAACAGATTCAATGGCTCCATACCACTTCAAG AGTTATCTGACATGAGAAAGTTGAAAGCTCTGGATTTAAGTGACAATGAATTTTCTGGCTCAACAGAATTGAAAG GGATTTGCGAGCTGAGGAATATGCAAGAGTTAGATCTCAGTCACAACAAACTTGTAGGTCAGTTTCCCTTATGCTTAACTCACTTGAGTGCCCTAAGAGTTCTTGATCTCTCATCTAACCAATTGACTGGGAAGTTACCACCTTCTCTTGGTAGCCTTAAGTCCCTCGAGTATTTGTCATTGTTTGATAACGACTTCGAAGGCTTCTTCTCACTTGGTTCTCTAACCAATATTTCAAACCTTAGAGTGTTGAAACTCTGCTCAAAACCCAACTCACTTCAAGTAGTGTCGGATAGTTCTTGGAAGCCAAAGTTTCAGTTGGATGTTATCGCACTACGATCTTGCAACTTGGACAAGGTTCCTCAGTTTCTCCTACGCCAGAAGGAGCTGCGTCATGTTGATCTCTCCGACAATAACATTTCTGGAAAGTTTCCTTCCTGGCTGCTGGAGAACAACACTAAACTAAAAGTGTTGCTTCTACAGAACAACTCCTTCACAAGCCTTCAGCTACCAAAATCTCCTCATCATCTTCTTTTCATGGATGTTTCTGTTAATAAATTCAATCATCTTCTTCCTGAGAACATCGGGTGGATACTTCCTCATCTACGGTACATGAATATCTCCAACAACGGCTTTCAAGGAACTCTACCATCTTCTCTAGGTAACATGAAGAATACTGAATATATGGATCTGTCTCGCAACAGCTTCCGTGGAGAGCTACCAAGAAGTTTTCTAAACGGCTGTGATTCCATGGCAATCTTGAAGCTATCACACAACAAACTAAGTGGAGAGATTTTTCATGAACCACCCATATTTACTAATATATTGGGGCTGTTCATGGATAACAATCTTTTCACAGGAAAGATTGGACAAGGTTTGCAAAGCTTGAGAAACTTGTCACTTCTTGACATTTCAAACAACAACCTCTCAGGTGTTGTTCCAAGCTGGATCGGCGAGCTTCCATCCTTAACTGCACTGCTGATAGCAAACAACTTGCTGGATGGTAACATACCTACATCTTTGTTTAATAACTCCAATCTTCAGCTACTTGATCTCTCCACAAACAGTTTATCTGGAAACATACCTCCACAACACAACTCCAAGAATGGGGTAGTCTTGCTCCTTCAAGACAATCATTTATCAGGAGAAATGTCAGACACACAGCTAGCAAATGTGGAGATACTTGACCTGAGGAACAACAGGTTGTCTGGGAGTATTCCTGAGTTCATCAAAACACAGAACATCAGTGTTCTTCTTCTTCGAGGGAACAACTTAACCGGTCGTATTCCTCACCAGTTGTGTGGTCTAATAAACATCCAACTTCTTGATCTTTCAAAAAACAGATTGAATGGTTCCATACCTTCATGCCTCAGCAATACATCATTTGTCACAGGGAAGAAATGTACATCATATGATTATGATTTTGGCATTTCTTTCCCTTCTGATGTCTTTGATGGTTTCTATCTGCAACAAGACATCTCTTCCACAAACGATTCCAGTAGATACTTCAAGTCTCTGCTCATGCTTGATCCGTTTAGTGTGGATTACAAGGCAAGCACTCAGACAAAGATTGAGTTTGCAACAAAGTACCGATACGATTCCTACATGGGTAAAAATCTCAAGTTATTGTATGGATTGGATCTCTCGGAAAATGAGCTGACTGGTGAGATACCAGCTGAGTTTGGAGAGCTTATGGAACTAAGAGCTTTTAACCTTTCTCACAACAATTTGTCTGGTGCTATACCAGAAAGCTTTTCAGGTATGAAGAATGTGGAGAGTCTTGATATTTCCTTCAACAGATTACAAGGCCGGATCCCACCAAAGCTGACACAGCTGAGCACCCTCTCGGTCTTCAAGGTCTCTTACAACAACTTATCAGGAGCTATTCCACAAGGGAGGCAGTTTAACACTTTTGATACGCAAAGCTTTGTGGGTAATAATCTTCTTTGTGGACAACCAACAAGCAGAAGCTGCAACAGTGGTACGTTTCAAGAACCAGATAGTAGAGTGGAAGAAGATGATGAATCTGCAATCGACATGGAGTCTTTCTACTTGAGTTTTGCTGCAGCTTATGTGACCATACTTGTTGGAATATTCGCGTCTCTCTCTTTTGATTCTTTTTGGAGTAGATTTTGGTTCGATATGGTTGATGCTTTTATCAACAAGGTGAAAAAATTGCTGTTATAG
- the LOC106323728 gene encoding LRR receptor-like serine/threonine-protein kinase GSO2, with product MTPLRFGFELYNLFNRNQYESATLSTPTIISRVLREAKSHHTQINQGLREVDLSNNKISGNFPTWLKENNNELQVLRLQNNYLTSFQLPNSTHGLGFLDVSVNKFNHLFPENIGWILPQLSIMNISGNGFQGNLPFSLSNMTEILYLDISHNNFQGKIPRGFLKECYFIGSLKLSHNRFSGEVFPEEVPAFSGISELFMDNNQFTGNIGKGLGNLQYLLVLDISNSSLLGVIPNCIGQLPQLTALLLSNNSLEGNIPTSLFNMSNLYLLDLSANRLSGDIPPHIISAMPSIVFLQDNNLSGIIPDTLLMNVTVLDLRNNRLSGSIPEFTNIQSIGILLLRGNDLTGRIPRHLCGLRTIHLLDLANNRLNGPTPSCLGNASFGLGKEDSLYLFELRSGEMSTSFELGYALEQDSTPKKGVGGFFNSLLVLDPFIGGIMEKSTRTKIEFATKHRYDSYMGGNLELLIGMDLSENELSGEIPFGLGDLHKLHALNLSHNKLSGVVPKSFSGLKNMESLDLSFNRLQGRIPSQLAELSSLAVFNVSFNNLSGVIPQGKQFNTFDSQSFLGNPFLCGLPTSTSCYNSGNFFQEPDNEVEEDEGHINMISFYWSFAGAYVTILLEIISSLTFDSPWSRFWFYKVDVFIHKVRKLLFCN from the exons ATGACGCCATTGCGTTTTGGTTTTGAGCTTTACAACCTTTTCAACCGTAACCAATACGAGAGCGCCACATTATCAACTCCAACTATAATTTCACGGGTATTACGCGAAGCAAA GTCACATCACACACAAATTAACCAAGGTTTGCGTGAAGTTGATCTCTCCAACAATAAAATATCTGGAAACTTTCCCACTTGGCTAAAGGAGAACAATAACGAACTTCAAGTTTTGCGTCTACAGAATAATTATCTCACGAGTTTTCAGCTACCAAACTCTACTCATGGTCTTGGTTTCCTAGACGTGTCAGTGAATAAATTCAACCATCTGTTTCCTGAAAACATTGGATGGATACTTCCTCAGTTAAGTATTATGAATATATCAGGTAATGGTTTTCAAGGCAATCTGCCATTTTCTCTGAGTAACATGACAGAGATTTTATATCTGGATATATCTCACAACAATTTCCAGGGGAAGATACCACGAGGCTTTTTGAAGGAATGTTATTTCATAGGAAGTTTGAAGTTGTCACATAACAGATTCAGTGGAGAGGTTTTTCCAGAAGAAGTGCCAGCATTTTCTGGTATATCAGAGTTGTTTATGGATAACAATCAGTTTACAGGAAACATTGGGAAAGGTTTAGGGAACTTGCAATACTTGTTAGTGCTTGATATTTCAAACAGCAGTCTCTTAGGTGTTATTCCAAATTGTATTGGCCAACTTCCACAACTAACTGCGCTTTTGCTTTCAAACAACTCGCTGGAAGGTAATATACCTACGTCTTTGTTCAATATGTCTAATCTGTATCTACTGGACCTCTCAGCGAACCGTTTATCTGGGGACATTCCTCCACACATCATATCTGCAATGCCGTCAATTGTGTTCCTGCAAGATAATAATTTATCAGGGATTATTCCAGACACATTGCTAATGAATGTCACTGTACTTGATCTGAGAAATAACAGATTGTCTGGGAGTATCCCGGAGTTCACCAACATCCAAAGCATTGGTATTCTTCTTCTACGGGGTAATGATTTAACAGGTCGTATCCCTCGCCACCTGTGTGGCCTAAGAACCATCCACCTCCTGGATCTTGCCAACAACAGACTGAATGGACCCACACCTTCATGTCTTGGCAATGCATCATTTGGTTTGGGAAAAGAGGATTCATTATATTTATTTGAGTTGAGGTCAGGTGAAATGTCTACTAGTTTCGAGCTTGGCTATGCTCTGGAACAGGATTCCACTCCAAAAAAAGGTGTTGGTGGCTTTTTCAATTCTCTTCTTGTGCTAGATCCGTTCATTGGGGGCATCATGGAAAAATCCACCAGGACCAAGATTGAGTTTGCAACAAAACACCGATACGATTCCTACATGGGTGGAAATCTCGAACTATTGATTGGAATGGATCTCTCAGAAAATGAGCTGAGTGGTGAGATCCCTTTTGGGCTTGGAGATCTTCATAAACTACATGCTCTCAATCTATCTCACAACAAATTATCAGGAGTGGTACCAAAAAGCTTTTCAGGTCTCAAGAACATGGAAAGCCTTGATCTTTCCTTCAACAGGTTACAAGGCCGGATCCCATCACAACTAGCAGAGCTGAGCAGCCTAGCTGTCTTCAATGTCTCGTTCAATAACTTATCAGGAGTCATTCCACAAGGAAAACAGTTTAACACCTTTGATTCACAAAGCTTCTTAGGTAATCCTTTTCTATGTGGACTACCAACCAGCACAAGCTGCTACAACAGTGGTAACTTCTTTCAAGAACCAGATAATGAAGTGGAGGAAGATGAGGGCCATATCAACATGATATCTTTTTATTGGAGCTTTGCTGGAGCTTATGTCACCATACTTCTTGAAATAATCTCATCTCTTACTTTTGACTCTCCTTGGAGCAGATTCTGGTTCTATAAGGTTGATGTTTTCATCCACAAGGTGAGAAAATTGTTGTTTTGCAACTGA
- the LOC106327120 gene encoding protein LONGIFOLIA 1, translated as MAAKLLHSLADDSADLQKQIGCMNGIFQIFDRHHVLTGRRKSLTLGSGNANSINIERDSVDTFYQAKDTFQDTNIGGNVKEKQRVSTESSRVSFSSSCSSSPSSPDLNRVLPEASAYDQAHFPESPTSDSEMAEGNGFSQLGFDLRDVVRDSMYRDARGLSLKTPMTREEAVRRSRREDSPRPYGLKQSTPADLSESFRFLSKLRESPHHYNEVGAKGAPARYSVDSHDTLKSRQKLKELPRLSLDSRERVVQNSVVDLKPVKLPESCSSSNKKRPPSVVAKLMGLETLPGSPVGRDIHKLGLNTFDDNNDPFSRSLREKNLNRTIRFSPSSPRSLGKDPSSPRWRNSDFVMKPLSSSRFPIEPAPWKQADRNRVLQKQPVKAAAPPEVPKFPPTVYSEMERRLNDLEFKDSGKDLRALKQILEAMQSKVLLDTEKQPEPSNMAAQRDYATSNQEMTSRTRVPSSSSNQVYQSPIVIMKPAKLVEKAGIPASSLIPIHSLSGGLNKIRREKPDEKGASTSSKRVTKDSSTGKGRAESSTSSVDKKPNSRNVPSSSKKPHKVSKESGTSKSSGSVSPRLQQKKLEHDKRSRPPTPPSDSAKSRKPLNRQMAESTSPGGRRRPRAQKSLQQNDDQVSQGSNESRTSSHEMCTHSEAEAASVIEAAKAVVSNLMQNKSSPRFSEDGSSANLSLVALEHPSPISVLDTSIYREMEPSPVKTQGYVVAHDSGDDEHCEDQWNPAYSFSETTSTFSPEINRKKLQNVEHLVQKLRRLNSTHDEANQDYIASLCKTPDPNTDHRYISEILLASGLLLRDLGSGLTTFQLHPSGHPINPELFYVLEQTKGSSNTHLLLHKEESKALNKEKLNRKLVFDTVNELLVEKLASVEATTNPLMKSSAKKAMSAQQLLKELCSDIETLQRQATKRSENFLLEEEDDFLKSVLAEDVMIRSGNWVDFSGETSGLVLDVERLVFKDLVNEIVHAETSRLQAKSGRRRTLFAEQ; from the exons ATGGCTGCAAAGCTTCTGCATTCGTTGGCAGATGATAGTGCAGATCTGCAGAAGCAAATTGGTTGTATGAATGGTATTTTTCAGATCTTTGACCGTCACCATGTTCTCACCGGCCGGCGAAAGAGTCTTACTTTAG GTAGTGGAAATGCAAATAGCATCAACATTGAGAGAGACTCCGTTGATACATTTTATCAAGCAAAAGACACT TTTCAGGACACAAACATTGGTGGGAATGTGAAAGAGAAGCAAAGGGTTTCAACAGAATCATCCAGGGTTTCTTTCTCATCTTCCTGTTCGTCTTCCCCATCATCTCCTGATTTGAATAGAGTTCTACCTGAAGCTTCTGCCTATGACCAAGCCCATTTTCCTGAATCTCCTACAAGTGACTCTGAGATGGCCGAAGGGAATGGGTTTTCACAGCTAGGATTTGACCTCAGAGATGTTGTGAGAGACTCTATGTACAGAGACGCAAGAGGGCTTTCGCTCAAGACTCCTATGACAAGAGAGGAAGCAGTTAGACGCAGCAGAAGAGAGGATTCTCCAAGGCCTTATGGTTTGAAGCAATCCACACCTGCTGATCTCAGTGAGTCCTTCAGGTTTCTTTCCAAGCTTAGAGAATCACCACATCATTATAATGAGGTTGGAGCAAAGGGTGCACCAGCACGTTACTCTGTTGATTCTCATGATACGCTGAAATCAAGACAGAAGTTGAAAGAGCTGCCTAGGCTTTCGCTGGATAGCAGAGAAAGAGTGGTGCAAAACTCTGTTGTTGATCTTAAACCAGTTAAGCTTCCTGAAAGTTGTTCAAGCAGCAACAAGAAACGGCCTCCAAGTGTTGTTGCAAAGCTCATGGGGTTGGAGACATTGCCAGGTTCTCCAGTGGGTAGAGACATCCATAAGCTTGGTTTGAACACTTTTGACGATAACAACGATCCATTCTCAAGATCATTGAGGGAGAAAAACCTGAACCGTACAATAAGGTTTTCTCCTAGCTCACCAAGAAGCTTGGGGAAGGACCCTTCTTCTCCAAGATGGAGAAACTCTGATTTTGTTATGAAGCCTCTCTCAAGTTCTAGGTTTCCCATTGAGCCAGCTCCGTGGAAGCAAGCTGATAGAAACAGAGTTCTGCAGAAGCAGCCTGTGAAAGCAGCAGCACCGCCTGAAGTGCCTAAGTTTCCTCCTACTGTGTACAGTGAAATGGAGAGGAGATTGAACGATCTTGAGTTCAAAGATTCAGGAAAAGATCTGCGAGCTCTTAAACAAATATTAGAGGCTATGCAGTCAAAGGTTTTGCTGGACACTGAGAAACAACCAGAACCCTCAAACATGGCAGCTCAAAGAGATTATGCAACTTCTAACCAAGAGATGACATCAAGAACTAGAGTTCCCTCATCTTCATCTAACCAGGTGTATCAATCTCCGATTGTGATTATGAAACCTGCCAAACTTGTTGAAAAGGCTGGTATCCCTGCGTCATCTCTTATTCCAATTCACAGTCTATCTGGTGGGCTTAATAAGATCCGTAGAGAGAAGCCTGATGAGAAAGGAGCTTCAACAAGTAGTAAACGGGTGACAAAAGACAGTAGTACTGGAAAGGGAAGAGCTGAATCATCAACCAGCTCTGTTGATAAGAAACCTAACAGCAGAAACGTGCCGTCTTCTTCAAAGAAGCCTCATAAGGTTTCCAAAGAGAGTGGTACTTCAAAGAGTTCAGGTTCTGTAAGTCCAAGGTTGCAGCAGAAGAAGCTTGAGCATGACAAACGCTCACGGCCACCGACTCCTCCATCTGATTCTGCTAAATCAAGGAAACCGTTGAACCGACAAATGGCGGAGTCTACTTCTCCTGGTGGCAGACGTAGACCCAGGGCTCAGAAGAGTTTGCAGCAAAATGATGACCAAGTTAGTCAAGGGAGCAATGAGTCGAGGACGTCGAGTCATGAAATGTGTACTCATTCTGAAGCAGAAGCAGCATCTGTAATTGAGGCAGCCAAAGCTGTGGTCTCCAACTTAATGCAGAAT AAATCCAGTCCAAGGTTTAGTGAAGATGGATCGTCAGCAAACCTTTCACTAGTTGCTTTGGAGCATCCAAGTCCTATTTCTGTTCTTGACACCTCAATTTACAGAGAGATGGAACCATCTCCTGTGAAGACACAAG GTTATGTTGTTGCTCATGACTCTGGTGATGATGAACATTGTGAGGATCAGTGGAATCCAGCGTACAGTTTCTCTGAGACAACATCAACCTTTTCGCCAGAGATAAACCGGAAGAAGCTTCAAAACGTTGAGCACTTGGTTCAAAAGCTAAGACGTCTGAACTCTACCCATGATGAAGCCAACCAAGACTACATTGCTTCCCTCTGCAAGACCCCAGATCCCAACACCGATCACAGATACATCTCCGAGATTCTATTAGCCTCAGGTCTTCTGCTCCGAGATCTCGGCTCAGGGTTAACAACGTTTCAACTACACCCTTCAGGACACCCGATCAACCCAGAGCTGTTCTATGTTCTTGAGCAGACAAAGGGAAGCAGCAACACGCATCTGCTGCTACACAAAGAAGAAAGCAAGGCTCTGAACAAGGAGAAGCTCAACCGCAAACTTGTGTTTGACACGGTTAATGAACTTCTTGTGGAGAAACTAGCATCGGTTGAAGCCACAACGAATCCGTTGATGAAGTCATCTGCTAAGAAAGCAATGAGTGCGCAACAGCTACTGAAAGAGCTGTGCTCAGATATAGAAACACTGCAAAGACAAGCCACAAAGAGATCTGAAAACTTCCTGTTGGAGGAAGAAGACGACTTCCTGAAGAGTGTACTTGCGGAAGATGTGATGATTCGGTCTGGGAACTGGGTGGACTTCAGTGGAGAGACCTCAGGGTTGGTGCTGGATGTGGAGAGGCTTGTTTTCAAGGATCTGGTGAATGAGATCGTGCATGCAGAAACTAGCCGTTTGCAAGCAAAGTCGGGAAGACGAAGAACGCTTTTCGCGGAACAGTAA